The Thermoflavifilum sp. genome contains a region encoding:
- a CDS encoding cellulase family glycosylhydrolase encodes MKRRDFIAQCSMAFVATAWMPGRLLWDMPVSNKIPRWRGFNLLDFFSPDPMHRVQHTTAEHLKWMRDWGFDFIRLPIAYPYYLQIDRTKNIAAEDVYHINQQAVEEIVQLVDKANQYGLHVSVNLHRAPGYCINAGFHEPFNLWTDKAAQDAFYFHWNMWAKQFKHKSADQVSFDLINEPAMRQDMNDQHSPASAVPGALYRKIIVGATQAIWKENPNRIVLADGNDVGNDIIPEIEDLPVAQSCRGYYPHAISHYKAPWANKDPEHMPVPVWPGRIGNQYFDRRSLEKYYQPWIELVQKGIGVHCGECGCWNKTPHPVFLSWFHDVLDILTQAGIGYALWNFIGDFGVLDSGRVDVQYEDWYGHQLDRQLLNLLMKY; translated from the coding sequence ATGAAAAGAAGGGATTTTATTGCACAATGCAGTATGGCTTTCGTGGCGACGGCATGGATGCCGGGACGCTTACTATGGGATATGCCTGTGTCGAATAAAATACCACGATGGCGAGGTTTTAATTTGCTGGACTTTTTTTCACCCGATCCCATGCATCGTGTTCAGCATACCACGGCGGAACATCTGAAATGGATGCGCGACTGGGGATTTGATTTCATTCGCCTGCCCATTGCCTATCCGTATTATCTTCAGATTGATCGTACAAAAAACATTGCAGCTGAAGACGTGTATCATATCAATCAGCAGGCTGTTGAAGAAATTGTGCAACTGGTAGACAAAGCCAATCAATATGGATTGCATGTGAGTGTAAATCTGCACAGAGCACCGGGATATTGCATCAATGCGGGTTTTCACGAACCTTTTAATTTATGGACGGATAAAGCCGCGCAGGATGCCTTTTATTTTCACTGGAATATGTGGGCTAAGCAATTTAAACATAAATCGGCCGATCAGGTAAGTTTTGATTTGATTAACGAGCCTGCTATGCGGCAGGATATGAATGATCAACATTCACCTGCAAGTGCGGTACCCGGTGCATTGTACAGAAAAATCATTGTAGGTGCCACGCAGGCCATCTGGAAAGAAAATCCGAATCGCATTGTCCTGGCCGATGGTAATGATGTGGGCAATGATATTATTCCCGAAATTGAAGATCTGCCTGTAGCGCAAAGCTGTCGGGGTTATTATCCCCATGCCATCTCCCATTACAAGGCACCGTGGGCCAACAAAGATCCTGAGCACATGCCCGTGCCCGTATGGCCCGGACGAATCGGTAATCAGTATTTCGATCGTCGCTCGCTGGAAAAATATTACCAACCCTGGATTGAACTCGTACAGAAAGGGATTGGTGTGCATTGCGGTGAATGCGGCTGCTGGAACAAAACCCCGCATCCGGTATTTCTAAGCTGGTTTCATGATGTACTGGATATACTCACACAGGCGGGCATTGGTTATGCATTGTGGAATTTCATCGGTGATTTTGGCGTGCTTGATTCCGGGCGGGTGGATGTGCAATATGAAGACTGGTATGGACATCAGCTCGATCGTCAGTTGTTGAATCTGCTGATGAAATATTGA
- a CDS encoding type B 50S ribosomal protein L31 produces the protein MKEGIHPQDYRFVVFKDMSNGYSFLSRSTAQSKETIIWEDGNEYPLVKVEISNTSHPFFTGKKVLVDTTGRIEKFRKRYQKADQATAAEEAEKPRPKGKK, from the coding sequence ATGAAAGAAGGCATTCATCCGCAGGATTATCGGTTTGTGGTGTTTAAGGATATGTCGAACGGGTACAGTTTTTTGAGCCGTTCCACCGCACAGTCGAAAGAAACGATTATCTGGGAAGATGGAAACGAATATCCCCTGGTAAAAGTGGAAATCTCCAATACTTCGCATCCATTTTTCACCGGTAAAAAAGTGCTGGTCGATACGACGGGGCGCATCGAGAAGTTCCGCAAGCGCTATCAGAAGGCTGATCAGGCGACAGCCGCCGAAGAAGCCGAAAAGCCCAGGCCTAAGGGTAAAAAATAA
- the tpiA gene encoding triose-phosphate isomerase, with product MRKKIAAANWKMHCTLTEATALAERIAHTSFSLSEHQEVVICPPFVYLMMLRQMLQQKPHFHVGAQNCFTESSGAYTGEISASMLASIGVEYVIIGHSERRQYFGETSGMLARKLDMALQHGLKPIFCCGEPLEVRQQEAQNAYVLTQLKESLFHLSAEQLARVIIAYEPIWAIGTGLNATPHQAQQMHAFIRHCISEQYGTQPAQDITILYGGSLKASNAAELFACPDVDGGLVGGASLKAEEFKQIINALSAAH from the coding sequence ATGAGAAAAAAAATAGCAGCAGCCAACTGGAAAATGCATTGTACTTTGACGGAAGCCACAGCGCTGGCTGAACGGATAGCACACACTTCTTTTTCTTTGTCCGAGCATCAGGAAGTGGTGATCTGTCCGCCTTTTGTGTATTTGATGATGTTGCGACAGATGTTGCAGCAAAAGCCGCATTTTCATGTAGGAGCACAAAATTGTTTTACAGAAAGTTCGGGCGCTTATACGGGTGAAATTTCGGCTTCTATGCTGGCTTCTATAGGTGTGGAATATGTGATTATCGGCCATTCCGAGCGCAGGCAATATTTTGGAGAAACATCCGGCATGCTCGCCAGAAAATTGGATATGGCTTTACAACATGGATTAAAACCCATATTCTGTTGTGGAGAGCCTCTGGAAGTACGCCAGCAGGAAGCTCAGAATGCTTATGTGCTTACACAATTGAAGGAGAGTTTATTCCATTTATCAGCCGAACAGCTTGCACGGGTAATTATTGCGTATGAGCCGATATGGGCTATTGGCACAGGATTAAATGCTACACCCCATCAAGCGCAGCAGATGCATGCTTTCATTCGCCACTGTATATCCGAACAATATGGCACGCAGCCGGCACAGGATATTACGATTTTATACGGCGGCAGCCTGAAAGCCAGCAATGCTGCTGAGCTCTTTGCCTGCCCCGATGTGGATGGCGGGTTGGTAGGCGGAGCTTCATTGAAAGCGGAAGAATTTAAGCAAATTATAAACGCTCTTTCAGCAGCACATTAA
- a CDS encoding putative sugar nucleotidyl transferase, producing the protein MNLLLFDDPSIRQQCYPLALTRSIADFRIGILTLREKWSYAMRSLPVYVCTEAYLQPLYELPETLDDVIGIASHLFPEEQLLRIIGRLAPGEGLYGENGRLLAFREKDFLTAGAYARLTADAHAVVFKPAAAAVSHVAGIHTPIDVFAYNGTEILRDWQLLFGSSEKSQQQGEWIQSTFIGKHAVYSAPGTRIIASVINTEAGPVFIDEGAEIMEGSTIRGPVAICRNAIIKMGARIYGATTIGPSCTIGGEVKNAVLFGYSNKAHEGYLGDSVIGAWCNLGANTNSSNIKNNAGIVRIWNQALQAYVPAGKKCGVLMGDFSRCGIGTMLNTGTVVGISCNIFGGDFPPKHIPSFSWGGADRWMRYDLAKALQDADAWMQLKQQSLPETYKHILTHLYHQLTSTPIHVHRV; encoded by the coding sequence ATGAACCTGCTCTTATTTGATGATCCATCCATACGCCAGCAATGCTATCCGCTTGCATTGACCCGCAGCATTGCCGATTTTCGGATAGGCATCCTTACGCTCCGGGAAAAATGGTCGTATGCGATGCGGAGCCTGCCCGTGTATGTCTGTACCGAAGCCTATCTGCAGCCCCTGTACGAGCTTCCTGAGACATTAGATGATGTCATTGGCATAGCTTCACATCTGTTCCCGGAAGAACAGCTTTTGCGCATCATTGGCCGGTTAGCGCCGGGTGAAGGGCTGTATGGAGAAAACGGCCGATTGCTGGCTTTTCGAGAAAAAGATTTTCTTACCGCTGGTGCTTATGCCCGGCTTACTGCAGATGCGCATGCAGTTGTTTTCAAGCCTGCAGCAGCAGCTGTCTCGCATGTAGCTGGAATCCACACGCCGATTGATGTGTTTGCGTACAATGGAACAGAAATTTTGCGCGATTGGCAATTGTTATTCGGATCATCTGAAAAAAGTCAGCAACAGGGCGAATGGATACAATCTACCTTCATAGGCAAGCATGCGGTGTATAGTGCCCCTGGCACGCGGATTATCGCCAGCGTCATCAATACCGAAGCAGGTCCGGTGTTTATTGACGAGGGGGCCGAGATCATGGAGGGCAGCACCATTCGGGGGCCGGTAGCTATCTGTCGAAATGCGATCATTAAAATGGGCGCCCGCATCTATGGAGCTACCACCATCGGCCCTTCATGCACGATTGGTGGAGAAGTGAAAAATGCCGTATTGTTTGGCTATTCCAACAAAGCCCATGAAGGTTATCTGGGCGATAGTGTCATTGGGGCATGGTGCAACCTGGGAGCGAATACCAACAGCTCAAACATCAAGAACAACGCCGGCATCGTGCGCATCTGGAATCAGGCTTTACAGGCTTATGTACCGGCAGGTAAAAAATGTGGCGTGCTGATGGGCGATTTTTCTCGATGTGGTATCGGCACCATGCTCAATACGGGTACCGTGGTGGGTATCTCCTGCAATATTTTTGGTGGGGATTTTCCGCCCAAGCATATTCCCTCGTTCAGCTGGGGAGGTGCAGACCGCTGGATGCGTTATGATTTAGCTAAAGCTTTGCAGGATGCTGATGCATGGATGCAACTCAAGCAACAATCCTTGCCCGAAACATACAAGCATATCCTTACCCATTTGTATCATCAGCTTACATCTACTCCTATTCATGTTCATCGCGTATGA
- a CDS encoding PQQ-binding-like beta-propeller repeat protein: MTDDSNNSGQQNATRQLILVYFLMPILFIACGHSSRYVDWPVYHGSKDNAHYSPLRQIDTQNVQYLKVAWIFHTGDADTANHSQIECNPIVVNGTLYGTSPQLKVFALDAATGQLKWMFNPLDSLPSDKKAFFILNINRGVTYWTDHHGDERIFFVAGSFLYALNARTGKPIDAFGNHGKVDLHDGLGRDVSKLFITATSPGIVYRDLLIMGSRVDEGPAAAPGYIRAYDVRTGKMKWIFHTIPQPGETGYNSWDDPEAWKHIGGVNAWSGFSLDEKRGLVFASLGSASPDFYGGTRKGNDLFADCLVALDAATGKLRWYFQTLHHDVWDGDLPTPPTLVQINRNGKNIAAVAQPTKTGYLFVLDRINGKPLYPVQEISVPHHTDLAGEALSPTQPVPAAPTPFGMQELQRYAVNPFLPEASRKAVLEKWKQLDSPQLFAPPSLRGIVLLPGGMDGGAEWGGAAYDPQTHWLYVNSNRMAWIIQMISLKQSIPAHAPYTYLQAGKQLYEQYCMSCHGADRKGGQNYPSLLHINRKYDSTQFYALLNSGRRMMPSFSRLSTDEKRAIASYILEIPALQTRRYASGNTTKDPYLHIPYTINGYTKFLSPEGWPAIPPPWGMLTAYDLNAGKIAWQIPLGYYPFMKDKDTLTGAENYGGAVVTAGGLVFIAATPDGKIRAFHKHTGKLLWQADLPAPAFATPAVYACNGKEYLVVACGGGKLNTPSGDAYVAFCLPDTVLHHTTK, encoded by the coding sequence ATGACCGATGATTCGAATAATTCAGGTCAGCAAAACGCCACCCGCCAACTTATTCTTGTATATTTTCTGATGCCCATCCTTTTTATTGCCTGTGGCCATTCTTCAAGGTATGTGGATTGGCCTGTATATCACGGCAGTAAGGATAATGCGCACTATAGCCCATTAAGACAGATTGATACGCAGAATGTACAATATCTTAAAGTCGCCTGGATTTTTCATACCGGTGATGCCGATACGGCCAATCATTCGCAGATCGAGTGTAATCCGATTGTAGTGAATGGTACGCTTTATGGCACTTCTCCACAGCTTAAGGTTTTTGCACTGGATGCAGCAACGGGTCAACTCAAATGGATGTTTAATCCACTGGATAGCTTGCCTTCAGATAAAAAAGCGTTTTTTATTTTAAACATCAACAGGGGAGTTACATACTGGACCGACCATCATGGCGACGAAAGGATATTTTTTGTAGCAGGTTCTTTTCTGTATGCCCTGAATGCTCGAACGGGCAAGCCGATAGATGCATTCGGCAATCATGGAAAAGTGGATTTACACGATGGCCTCGGTCGTGATGTATCGAAATTGTTTATCACGGCTACATCACCGGGTATTGTATATCGTGATCTGTTAATCATGGGAAGCCGGGTTGATGAAGGACCTGCGGCAGCACCCGGTTATATCCGGGCTTATGATGTGCGAACCGGTAAGATGAAGTGGATATTTCACACCATTCCTCAACCCGGTGAAACGGGCTACAATAGCTGGGATGATCCGGAAGCATGGAAACATATCGGTGGAGTGAATGCCTGGTCGGGATTTTCACTCGATGAAAAACGAGGCCTGGTTTTCGCATCACTGGGTTCTGCATCTCCCGATTTTTACGGTGGCACACGAAAAGGGAATGATTTATTTGCTGATTGTCTGGTTGCCTTAGATGCAGCTACCGGTAAATTGCGCTGGTATTTTCAAACCCTTCATCATGATGTATGGGACGGGGATTTGCCCACGCCGCCTACCCTGGTTCAGATTAACCGAAATGGAAAAAACATTGCTGCGGTAGCACAACCTACCAAAACGGGATATTTGTTTGTATTGGATCGAATCAACGGCAAGCCCCTGTATCCCGTGCAGGAGATATCTGTGCCACATCATACTGATTTAGCAGGCGAAGCATTATCTCCCACGCAGCCCGTACCTGCAGCTCCCACACCCTTTGGTATGCAGGAGCTGCAACGATATGCCGTGAATCCATTTTTACCGGAAGCATCTCGCAAAGCGGTACTTGAAAAATGGAAGCAACTCGATTCACCTCAATTATTTGCACCTCCTTCGTTGCGAGGTATTGTACTTTTGCCGGGAGGGATGGATGGTGGGGCCGAATGGGGTGGCGCGGCCTACGATCCCCAAACACACTGGTTATATGTGAACTCTAATCGGATGGCATGGATTATTCAGATGATTTCCCTCAAGCAATCTATACCAGCACATGCACCCTATACTTATTTGCAGGCAGGAAAGCAGTTGTATGAACAATATTGCATGAGTTGCCATGGTGCCGATCGCAAGGGTGGACAAAATTATCCTTCCTTATTGCACATCAACCGGAAATATGATAGCACGCAATTTTATGCATTGTTGAATAGCGGAAGACGAATGATGCCTTCTTTCAGCCGACTCTCGACAGATGAAAAAAGAGCGATAGCGAGTTATATTCTCGAGATTCCCGCCCTGCAAACCCGTCGTTATGCATCAGGTAATACCACGAAAGATCCTTATCTGCACATACCTTATACCATCAATGGATACACCAAATTTCTCAGCCCGGAAGGCTGGCCGGCTATACCGCCACCCTGGGGCATGTTGACCGCCTATGACCTGAATGCAGGAAAAATAGCCTGGCAAATTCCATTGGGATATTATCCTTTCATGAAAGATAAAGATACCCTCACGGGTGCGGAGAATTATGGTGGTGCCGTAGTAACGGCCGGTGGATTGGTTTTCATTGCAGCTACTCCCGATGGTAAAATACGTGCCTTTCACAAACACACCGGAAAACTGCTCTGGCAGGCCGATTTGCCGGCTCCTGCATTTGCCACACCAGCTGTTTATGCCTGCAATGGAAAGGAGTATCTTGTCGTTGCCTGTGGTGGAGGTAAATTGAATACACCATCGGGAGATGCTTATGTAGCTTTTTGTTTACCTGATACTGTGCTTCATCATACTACGAAATAA
- a CDS encoding DUF4878 domain-containing protein: protein MAFHVFLPIAAMKSSGIALGYAVLLLLCGVCGWSCHSHAAHDLQPEEVASLFMYALQHAHYDSAKQYATTDSYEMIDLVASIAESTPQGRKKIQQSDIVVQQVSVQGNQGYVTYLNKTTHTTETFPLVQEAGEWKIRFGHQLPLPDSSGTEQILPPADTSNP, encoded by the coding sequence ATGGCTTTCCATGTATTTTTGCCCATCGCTGCTATGAAATCATCCGGTATTGCGCTCGGTTATGCTGTTTTGCTTTTGCTCTGCGGAGTGTGTGGCTGGAGCTGTCATTCCCATGCAGCTCATGACCTCCAACCCGAAGAAGTAGCAAGCCTGTTCATGTACGCGCTGCAACATGCGCATTATGATTCGGCCAAACAATATGCTACCACCGATAGTTATGAGATGATTGATCTGGTTGCCAGTATCGCAGAAAGTACGCCCCAGGGTAGAAAAAAAATTCAGCAATCGGATATCGTCGTGCAACAGGTTTCTGTTCAGGGCAACCAGGGCTATGTAACCTACTTAAATAAAACCACACACACCACCGAGACCTTTCCACTGGTGCAGGAAGCAGGTGAATGGAAAATCAGATTCGGACACCAACTACCCCTGCCCGATTCCAGTGGAACAGAACAAATTCTTCCACCAGCAGATACTTCAAATCCTTGA
- a CDS encoding DUF2723 domain-containing protein, producing MAMASYKRINLITGWIVCIIASTVYILTREATGSFWDCGEFISCAYKLQIPHPPGAPLFILLGRLFIILFSGSMNAVHPSTTAALDVNLLSALASGFTILFLFWTITYFAKRLLINEHEQPTTAQTIAIMGAGIVGALAYTFSDSFWFSAVEGEVYALSSLFTALVFWAMLKWDEAAARQDPDADRWVVFTFYMMGLSIGVHLLCLLVIPAVVMIYYLRRYPVTRKGILLAFVVGCILTGFVQTFVIRYSVKLAALFDIFFVNNLHLPFNSGSYCFIALLAACIAAGIIWAKKHQQYLLHLGLWCFAFLMFGYATYFTTLIRSNANPAIDMYKVDNPISLLGYLDREQYGDWPILYGPYFTAQPTGIKETGNRYEKGKDRYEIVGKKITYTYASSDMHVFPRIWDNNNSQHHVDFYRDWLGLQPNEQPDFIDNMKWFLGYQVGWMYMRYFLWNFSGRQNDIQGLGNPRDGNWITGISFLDNWRLGDQSKMPDSLKHNQAHNRLFALPLILGLIGLFFHLNRRMTDFLVVLLLFFFTGLAIVIYLNQAGPQPRERDYAYVGSFYAFAIWIGLGVLWVYEKALLIFKRKTQFAAVTATILCLLAVPVLMGFQEWDDHDRSQKTLPRDVAKDYLESCAPDAILFTSGDNDTYPLWYAQEVEGIRTDVRVVNLSLLGVDWYINELRYKINHADAVPMLWQPEQYFGDRRNYIRYFELAQMPKDQYFNLEEVLHFIGSDDPKDQLQDQYTGERINFLPTKNLFVPVDKNILLKNGTVTLEDSASIVPSLQFTLQTNILYKNDLMVLNIIAANHWKRPIYFTSPLPGNQLGLNEYLHSEGMVYRLVPVKKQIHPTIAETDTLYASTMYAPMLHLFGFGGSDQPGTYFDETNRGMLLNIRNAFSREAQALAIMGKKDSASRILHHLARHMLPEDMPYGYTSSGNVHNISSLQLIYAYYLAGDSAQAHAISKDVIRDCQQQIAYYQALGPLLTNDLADDRQRAEMIIQQLELWEKSFRNDSLKQTLMEDE from the coding sequence ATGGCTATGGCATCATACAAACGCATCAACCTTATCACAGGCTGGATCGTATGCATCATTGCCTCAACAGTGTATATCCTCACTCGTGAAGCAACAGGTAGTTTCTGGGATTGTGGTGAATTTATTTCATGCGCATATAAGTTGCAGATTCCTCATCCACCCGGCGCACCCTTGTTTATCTTGTTGGGTAGATTGTTTATCATTCTTTTCAGCGGCAGCATGAATGCCGTTCATCCCAGTACTACAGCTGCACTGGATGTGAATTTACTTTCTGCGCTGGCCAGTGGATTTACCATATTATTTTTGTTCTGGACCATCACCTATTTTGCGAAGCGACTGCTGATCAATGAGCATGAACAACCCACAACCGCACAAACCATCGCCATCATGGGTGCAGGCATCGTGGGCGCACTGGCCTATACTTTTTCCGATTCATTCTGGTTTTCAGCCGTAGAAGGAGAAGTGTATGCACTTTCTTCATTATTTACCGCGCTGGTATTCTGGGCCATGTTGAAGTGGGATGAAGCAGCCGCCCGCCAGGATCCCGATGCCGATAGATGGGTGGTATTTACTTTCTATATGATGGGATTATCCATAGGCGTGCATTTGCTGTGTTTGCTGGTGATTCCGGCCGTGGTGATGATTTATTACCTGCGTCGTTATCCTGTAACTCGAAAGGGAATTTTACTGGCCTTTGTTGTTGGGTGCATCCTCACCGGCTTCGTGCAAACTTTTGTGATTCGGTATAGTGTAAAATTAGCCGCATTATTCGATATCTTCTTCGTAAACAATTTGCATCTACCCTTCAATTCCGGTTCTTATTGCTTTATCGCATTGCTGGCGGCGTGCATAGCAGCAGGCATCATCTGGGCGAAAAAACATCAGCAATATCTGTTGCATCTGGGCCTGTGGTGCTTTGCCTTTTTGATGTTTGGCTATGCAACTTATTTTACTACATTGATTCGTTCCAACGCCAACCCGGCAATCGACATGTATAAAGTGGATAACCCTATTTCTTTACTGGGATATCTGGATCGTGAGCAATATGGCGACTGGCCCATACTTTACGGGCCTTATTTCACGGCACAACCCACCGGCATCAAGGAAACAGGCAACAGGTATGAAAAAGGAAAAGATAGATATGAGATTGTAGGGAAGAAAATTACCTATACCTATGCCAGCTCAGACATGCATGTATTTCCTCGTATCTGGGATAATAACAATTCCCAGCATCATGTAGATTTTTATCGCGACTGGCTGGGCTTACAGCCCAATGAACAACCTGATTTCATAGATAATATGAAATGGTTTCTGGGATATCAGGTGGGCTGGATGTACATGCGTTATTTTCTTTGGAACTTCAGCGGCAGACAGAATGATATTCAAGGATTGGGCAATCCGCGTGATGGAAACTGGATTACGGGGATTTCATTTTTAGACAACTGGCGACTGGGCGATCAAAGTAAAATGCCCGACAGCCTGAAACATAATCAAGCACATAACCGCCTGTTTGCCCTGCCTTTAATCCTGGGTTTAATTGGATTATTCTTTCATTTAAACCGCAGGATGACCGATTTTCTGGTTGTGTTGTTGTTATTTTTCTTTACAGGACTGGCTATCGTGATTTACCTCAACCAGGCAGGTCCTCAACCACGCGAACGCGATTACGCTTATGTGGGTTCATTCTATGCTTTTGCTATATGGATTGGATTGGGTGTTTTATGGGTATATGAAAAAGCACTTCTCATTTTTAAACGAAAAACTCAATTCGCTGCAGTTACCGCTACAATATTATGCTTACTGGCCGTGCCCGTACTCATGGGTTTTCAGGAATGGGATGATCATGATCGTTCACAGAAAACACTGCCTCGCGATGTTGCAAAAGATTATCTGGAATCCTGTGCACCTGATGCTATTTTATTTACTTCAGGCGACAACGATACCTATCCGCTCTGGTATGCACAGGAAGTGGAAGGCATTCGTACCGATGTACGTGTGGTGAATCTGAGTCTTTTAGGTGTGGATTGGTATATCAATGAATTGCGTTACAAGATCAACCATGCCGATGCCGTGCCCATGCTTTGGCAACCCGAACAATACTTCGGCGACCGAAGGAATTACATACGCTATTTTGAATTGGCGCAAATGCCAAAGGACCAGTATTTCAATCTGGAAGAAGTGTTGCATTTCATAGGCAGTGATGATCCCAAAGATCAATTACAGGATCAATATACAGGTGAACGAATCAATTTTTTACCCACCAAAAACCTGTTTGTTCCAGTTGATAAAAACATCTTGTTAAAAAATGGAACGGTAACGCTTGAAGATAGCGCATCAATCGTTCCCTCTCTGCAATTCACGCTGCAAACCAATATCCTGTATAAGAATGATTTGATGGTGTTGAACATCATCGCGGCCAATCACTGGAAAAGACCTATTTATTTTACAAGCCCCCTGCCAGGTAATCAACTCGGATTAAACGAATATTTGCATAGCGAAGGCATGGTATATCGACTGGTACCCGTGAAAAAGCAGATTCACCCGACCATAGCCGAAACTGATACCCTTTATGCTTCAACCATGTATGCCCCCATGCTGCACCTATTTGGTTTTGGCGGATCGGATCAACCCGGCACTTATTTCGATGAAACCAATCGAGGTATGCTGCTGAATATTCGCAATGCTTTTTCCAGAGAAGCTCAGGCCCTGGCCATCATGGGTAAGAAAGATAGTGCATCGCGGATCTTGCATCATCTTGCCCGGCACATGTTACCTGAAGATATGCCCTATGGATATACTTCATCGGGAAATGTGCACAACATTTCTTCCCTGCAACTCATTTATGCTTATTATCTTGCAGGAGATAGCGCGCAGGCTCATGCTATAAGCAAAGATGTGATACGCGATTGCCAGCAACAAATAGCCTATTATCAAGCGCTTGGCCCGCTGCTCACCAATGACCTGGCTGATGATCGCCAACGAGCAGAAATGATTATTCAGCAATTAGAGCTCTGGGAAAAATCATTCCGCAATGACAGCCTGAAACAAACGCTCATGGAAGATGAGTGA
- a CDS encoding inorganic diphosphatase translates to MASHPWHDIAIGNQAPEIVTSIIEIPKGSRAKYELDKASGLLKLDRVLYSSVYYPANYGFIAQSLGEDHDPLDILVLSQIDMQPLCVVRAKVIGVMQMIDNGEADDKIIAVAADDVSINHIDDIDQLPAHFINELRHFFEEYKALENKTVVVEEFQNKLVAFDVIRKSMQDYQKHFSSQHP, encoded by the coding sequence ATGGCATCACATCCCTGGCACGATATTGCAATTGGTAATCAAGCTCCTGAAATCGTAACCAGCATTATTGAGATACCCAAGGGCTCGCGTGCAAAATATGAACTCGACAAAGCAAGCGGATTGCTGAAATTAGATCGCGTATTGTATTCATCGGTCTATTACCCGGCTAACTATGGATTCATCGCACAGTCGTTGGGTGAAGACCATGACCCACTCGACATTCTGGTATTATCCCAGATTGATATGCAGCCCCTCTGTGTGGTAAGAGCAAAAGTAATCGGCGTGATGCAAATGATCGATAACGGAGAAGCCGATGATAAAATCATCGCCGTGGCTGCCGATGATGTAAGCATCAATCATATCGATGATATTGACCAGTTACCTGCGCATTTCATCAACGAACTACGCCATTTTTTCGAAGAATATAAGGCACTGGAAAACAAAACCGTTGTCGTTGAAGAATTCCAGAATAAGCTGGTTGCTTTTGATGTGATCCGTAAAAGCATGCAGGATTATCAAAAACATTTTTCTTCACAACATCCATAA
- a CDS encoding PhoH family protein → MTETIINLENINPIEFFGVNNGKLDILKKRFPLLKILSRGTQIKLSGAPEEIAMAKEKITQVVKYLERNGHLSDHYFQQLLDDEEGVDIFSDRNPEDILVFGPNGRIVKARTPNQRKLVRMADEHDIVFAIGPAGTGKTYTAVALAVRALKNKLVKKIILTRPAVEAGENLGFLPGDLKEKVDPYLRPLYDALDDMIPADKLSYYMANRIIEIAPLAYMRGRTLDHSFIILDEAQNATDLQLKMFLTRIGPSAKAIITGDLTQIDLPNNQKSGLQKAIRILKHIEGIGHLELNEEDVVRHRLVKAIIRAYENDRAEQETSSRNNR, encoded by the coding sequence TTGACGGAAACCATCATTAACCTTGAAAACATCAACCCCATCGAATTTTTCGGGGTGAACAATGGAAAACTGGATATTTTAAAAAAGCGCTTCCCGCTATTGAAAATTTTATCCCGGGGAACGCAAATCAAGCTCTCAGGCGCACCGGAAGAAATTGCCATGGCAAAAGAAAAAATCACTCAGGTGGTGAAATACCTGGAACGCAATGGTCATCTGAGCGATCATTATTTCCAGCAGCTCTTAGATGACGAGGAGGGCGTGGATATTTTCAGTGATCGCAATCCGGAAGATATTCTGGTGTTTGGCCCGAACGGCCGGATCGTGAAAGCCCGTACGCCCAATCAGCGCAAGCTGGTACGTATGGCCGATGAACATGATATTGTGTTTGCCATCGGACCTGCCGGTACGGGTAAAACCTATACAGCCGTTGCGCTGGCGGTGCGTGCGCTGAAGAATAAGTTAGTGAAAAAGATTATCCTCACCCGGCCCGCCGTTGAAGCCGGTGAAAATCTGGGCTTTTTGCCGGGCGACCTGAAAGAAAAAGTAGATCCTTACCTGCGGCCACTCTACGATGCCCTGGACGACATGATTCCGGCCGATAAGCTCAGCTATTACATGGCCAATCGCATCATCGAAATTGCGCCACTGGCTTATATGCGCGGCCGCACTCTCGATCATTCCTTTATCATTTTAGATGAAGCGCAGAATGCTACGGACTTGCAATTGAAGATGTTTCTCACCCGCATCGGCCCTTCGGCTAAAGCCATCATCACGGGCGATCTCACACAAATTGATTTACCCAACAATCAGAAATCGGGTTTGCAAAAAGCCATTCGCATCCTCAAACATATTGAAGGTATCGGTCATCTGGAACTGAATGAGGAAGATGTGGTCAGGCATCGACTCGTGAAAGCCATCATCCGGGCTTACGAAAACGACCGTGCCGAACAGGAAACTTCATCCAGAAACAACCGATAG